The Treponema phagedenis DNA segment GCAAAAACGAAGCGAACTTTTAGCAGAGCTTGCCGCTGAAAATGCAAAACATGCCGCAAATGAAGAACTTCAACTGCAGCGCATGACTAAATGGGGAGAATTCCTGAAAAGATACCCTTCCATCATTGAATTTTTAGCTGTAGCTCGAGATGACGCACAATCAACGCTAAACACTTTGAAAAGCGTACAAAACACTGACCAAAAAAATAATCAGGACAGTAAAAACACCCCGTAAAAACTAAAAATGAGAGTAAGAAACTTACAAAAGTTTCCGGATACAGCCTCTTTACGCTTAGAAACATGTATAAAAATTCACCTTTTGTATTGTGTATCATAAAGCAGTAAAATCAAGGGTGAGTCCTAAAACCTGCAAAGATTAAACAAAAGCAAAATCTTACCCTTTATTGCAGTTTATTATGTAGATATAAATTGATTGTTTTTAGTAATAAGAGTATAGTAACGGTTATACTTATCCGGAGGAAAAAATGATTTATTTTAATTGTGATTACAACGAGGGAGGCCATCCGAAAATCCTTGAACGTTTATGCGAAACAAATCTTGAACAAACCGCAGGATACGGCAAAGATGACTACTGCGAAAAAGCGCGCAAGCTGATACAAAAGGCTATGGGCAGGGAAGATGCCGATGTCCATTTTTTAGTGTCGGGCACGCCGACTAATGTGGCTTGTCTTTCGCATATGCTGCGCCGCTATCAGGCGGTTATTGCCGCAGACAGCTCCCATATCAATGTACACGAAACGGGAATGCCTGAATCCCGCGGACATAAAATTCTGGAATTTGAAAATCGAAACGGAAAAATAGAGCTCGCACAAGTTGAAGAATTTATGCAGGCGCGTGAATTTGAAGGAAAATTTGAACATGCGGTTATGCCGAAAGTTGTATTCATCACGTTTCCGACAGAGACAGGTACAATTTATTCAAAAAAAGAGTTGGAAGAATTATATCAGTATTGCAAAGCGCATGAGCTTTACCTGTACATTGACGGTGCACGGCTCGGATATGGCTTAACTGCGGAAGGAAACGACCTCAGCTTTCAAGATGTTGCCAATAACTGCGATATGTTTTGTATCGGCGGTACAAAATGCGGTGCCCTGCTCGGAGAAGCGGTGGTTATTCTGAATGATGAGCTAAAAAAAGATTTTCGATACACCTTAAAACAGGGCGGGCAAATGCTTGCAAAGGGAAGAATCCTCGGTATAAATTTTGAAGTGCTTTTTACCGATGGGCTTTACTTCGACATCTGCAAACACGCAAATGAGCAAGCAATACGCATACGCGATACGCTCAAAGAAAAAGGAATAGAATTTTTAGTTGATTCTCCTACCAACCAACAATTTCCGATTATACCGAATTCCTTTTTTAAAGCAACAAAAAACGAATTCGCCTTTGAGATTATCAAAAATGTTGCCGGAGACAAAACCGCTGTCAGAATATGTACCAGCTGGGCAACAAAAGACGAAAATGTTGACGCATTGATTAAGAGAATCGAGGAGCTTTTATAAAATTCAGGTTGTTTTCCATCTAAAAACAACAAGATAAAACAATGTTTAAACCTGACTAAGGATATTGTATGAAACAAAGCATCGCTGCCTTTTTTTTGGCGTTTTGCTTCTTTTCCTTGTTTGCAAAAGAAGCGGAGCAGTTTACGGCAAAAGAATATTTTGAAGACTTAGAAAAAAATACTTTTTCTTTGGATTTTACCGACAAAAAAATAATTGACAAGGTATTTGCACTTGACAATCTCAAAAAACATAAGGCAATACTCATCGGCGAAATACACGGGGTTGCCGCAAATTATACGTTAAAATCGGAATTCTTAGAGTATTTTACAAAAGCCGGATATTGTAATACGCTCCTTGAAGAAGCGCCTGTAAGCCACAATCTTTTTTTGAATAAATACTTGGAAACAGGAGATGAGAAGATCCTTAAAACGCTTTTTACAATAATGCGGGGGACAGCCTATTGCACGCAAGAGCATTATGATTTTTTTAAGAAGCTTTACCAATACAACCAAACCGCCCCCAAGAAGCAGCGCATTCGGATTCTTGCGGTTGATGTGGAACACCAACCGATTTTAGCGTATGCGGCACAGCATGCGCTGTTAAAAGAAAAAAAGAATCTGCGGTTATTTTCGGATCTGCAAAGCAAACTGGCGGCTGCCGCAAAAAAAGCGCAGTTCCCGAATAATGATCCGTATGCGATCGCCGAAGAATGCGAAAAACTCTTGCAGGAAAATCAAAAGGAAGCAAAGAACGTGCTCGGTAAGGATTATACCCTGTTTGCCTTAATTAACCGCAATATCCTATCTCGGAAAAAGCTGGATAGTTGCCCGCCTGAGCAATTCAATACAATACGCGATAAACAGCTGTACGAAAACTTTTGCGCCCTTGACCTGCCCAAAAATACGTATTTCGGCGTATGGGGAAATCTTCATGTTTTTCAGGTACCGATTGATCAGGTTACCTACTTTGCGGGACATCTTACCCAAAACAAAAACTACTCGGGTAAAATTACTTCGATAGCAATTCAGTACATCAAAAGCGAGTTTTCAAATAAGGATGATAACTATCTGCCGTATCCGTGCGAAAATCGTATGCTCTATTTTGATGATGCCTATCAGCAGCAGTTGGAAACCGACAAGGGCGATATCTATATTTTCAGACTGAACACAAAGGACTCCCTTTTCAGGCGCACCGATTTGAACTTTCAAAAAGCGGACAAAGGCGATCCGGTTATCAGCGATGTATATCAATACCTGATAACAGTCAAAAACTCCCCCGCGTGTAAAAAATATAGCGGAGATTAAAACCCCTTAGGCAAAATAGGGGGTCAGTACATTTTGATAACTCGACTCGTTTTTAATGTATTTTTGTACAAACTATAAAAAATTTTATAAAAAGAGTTCGACACGGCGCAAGGGTGAGCAAACTTACCATAGGAATAGTTAATTCGGTAAGCTTTATTGCTGATACACCCTCGAAAAAAACTGAATATACGTTTGGAATAGCTGCAAATTACTATTGTTAGCCTTGCCTTTTTATAAAATAGATATCACAATTTTTCTAGGAGAGTGAAAATGATTGAAACTCAGCTTATTGTATCGGCAGTTTTATTTTGCGGCACATATGTTTTGATGATAGTTTTGACAAATTATCGGCCTGTCATAGCCTGCGTTTCAGCCGCTATTTTTGTGGTACTGGGCATCTTACCCTATACTCAAGTATTTGCCGCTATCGACTGGAACGTTATTTTGATGATTGCGGGAACAATGGGGCTTGTCTCCCTTTTTACGGAATCGCAAATGCCGCAGCGCATTGCGGATAATATCATAAACAGACTGCCGAATGTAAAATGGATAATTGTTTGTTTATCATTATTTGCCGGTTTTATTTCCGCCTTTGTCGACAATGTCGCAACGGTTTTAATGCTTGCCCCGATCGGCATCGTATTGTCAAAAAAGCTGAACATGTCGCCGGTTAAACCGATTATCGCCATTTCGATTTCCGCCAACTTACAGGGAGCTGCAACCCTTGTCGGAGACACCACCTCTATTCTTTTGGGAAGTCATTTGAACATGAATTTTTTTGATTTCTTCTGGTATTTAGGGCGCCCGTCTCTTTTCTTCATCGTGGAATTTACCGCAATTGCGGCTACCGGCATCATCTATTTTATTTTCCGTACATCAAAAGAAACCCCTGAAAAGGTTGCGCTTACCGAAGTGAAGGACTTTTTCCCTTCTGTACTCCTTGTTATGATGATCATTCTTATGATAGGAGCATCCTTCTTACCGGAAGATAAAAAACCGCAAACAATAAACGGATTGATTTGTGTCGGTCTCTTTCTTATCGGTATACTCTATACTATTTTGCGAAAAAGAAATTATTCGATCCTAACCGTAATAAAAAAAGAATTCAGTTTTGAAACAATCTTTTTATTGATAGGACTTTTTATTGTTATTGCGGCAATAACCGAGGCGGGGCTTATTCGCGCAATTGCAAACGTTTTTCTGAAGCTTGGAACAAATGTGTTTTTGATTTACTCGGTTATTGTATGGGGCTCTGTTGTGATTTCAGCCTTTGTTGATAATATTCCCTATGTTGCAACCATGCTTCCCATTGTACAAATCCTTTCGGAAAGCTTGGGAGTGTCCTCTCCCATTTTATTTTTCGGATTACTTTCAGGAGCCACATTGGGAGGAAATATTACGCCGATAGGCTCATCGGCTAATATCGCTTCTTTGGGCATTCTTCGCAACGAAGGCTATCAGGTAAAAAATACCGAGTTTATGGGGATGGCAGTTCCCTATACGCTGACCGCCGTAGCTATTGGCTATGGCTTAATTTGGATGACGTACGGAGTATAACTGCCGGCATAGCGACCTCCCGCAACGTTAAGCGCCGGAAGAAGGCTTTACTTGCGGGAAGCTTATTTTTTTTTGCCGTATCCGATAATTTTTTTTGTTTCACAGCTTTCAAAGGCTTCGTCCAAAAAGGGCTCTATTCCCATGCGATTATAAATTTCAAAAGCGTCTTCCAACCGGGTGTGCAGCACCGGGTGCTTTGGCGAAAAGAGCACGCAGCAATCTTCATACGGCAAGATAGAGGTTTCATACGTGCCGATTTTAATTGCAAGAGCGGTGATCTCTTCCTTATCCATACCGATAAGCGGCCTGAATACTGGAAAGTCAATACAACTATTGGTTACGCTTAAGTTTTCCACTGTTTGACTTGCCACCTGTGCAAGACTTTCTCCGGTAATTAAACATTGTGCATTAACTTTTTTCGCAATGCGCTCTGCGGTTTTCATCATACACATACGCATCATCAAAGTAAGATAGGCTTCAGGCGCTGTTTTTTTAATCTGCTGCTGCACCTTGGTAAAAGACACAATATTCAAATACGCACCGAGTCCGTATTCCGCCAATTTTTCCGCAAGGGTTTCCACCTTTTGCTGAGCCTCGGGTGAAGTATAGGGATGAGAATGAAAATACAAAAAATCAAGCTTCATGCCGCGGAAAAGCATTCGATAACCCGCAACAGGAGAATCAATACCGCCCGAAAGCAGCAGCAACCCGCGCCCGGAAACGCCGCAGGGCAACCCGCGCCTGCCCGTATGTTCCACCCCGTAAACAAATACGGATTTTTCGCGCACCTCAACAGAAAGCACAATATCGGGATTATGCACATCAACCGTTAAAATACCCGCCATATGGATCTGCGCACCGGTTTCCCGCCCAATCTCGTATGAGGTAAACGGAAAGCTTTTATCGGAACGCCGCGCTTCTATTTTAAACGTTTTACAGCCAAGCCGTACAGCTTCTTTAGCTTCTTTAATCAAAACCGCAGCGATTGAATCAATATTCTTTTCCGCAACCTTTGCTTCCGCCCATCCGGTAATACCGATAAGCATATCAAGCGACTTTTCAGCAAGAGTTCTGAATTCGGAAGGAATCTCTAAAAACAACCTCCCCGCACGCACCCGAACGCTCGCACCGGTGTTTTCAAGATATAAAGACAAATTCTGCGCAAGCCGCCTTTCAAAATTTTTCAGATTTCCCTTTTTAAGGTTTATTTCTCCGATTTTTGCAAGATACAATAAGTTTTCATTCATCAGAACCTCAATATAGCATAAAGCCCCAAGAAAGTCTATTTATTTGCTTACGCACAAGCCTGCTCAATTCGTATCTAGTATAACGTGTTGTAATTAACTTCCTGTTATAAAAATCGGAGTATCAACAATAAGGGACTGCGGATTTCAGCATTTCTATGGTAAATTGCTCACCGTTGCGCCGTGTCGAACTCAGAACCGCCACGGATGGCGGTGGTTCCTTGCAGAAGCGATGTTTAAAAGCATCAACACTGTTTTGTAAAATTGAAGCTTTTAAACTCGCAGGTTTGGTTTTGCCATGGACGGCAAAACCAAACCGTTGTGTCGAACTCTTTTTTATAAAATTGTCTTGATTTTTGTAAGATGCATTAAAAAACGGATCGAGTTATTAAAAAACCGTTATATTAGGAGAACACAACGTAGTTTTGCATTTTTGATAAAATGTAATCGATGAACGTAAGAGCCTCTGTTTAAAAAGAAGCGACAGCTGTTATTAAACGTCGCTCTACAATACCTGTAAATTTCCATGAGGTTACGTGAAATATAATATTTTTATGAGAAGAGGTTGTTTTTATTTTTCCGATGCAAGTAAAATATTTCATAAAAAAACCGATATATCCCGTATGAACAAAAAAATTATTTTTTCCGTATATGCAGTTTTTTTACTTTGTATCTTTTTTTGCTTTTCCTGTAAATCAGTTCCGCCCGCCGTACCTCAGTATATTATGGGAGAAGGAAAATTACGCGAAAAGCATTTTATTGCTTTTTTTAAATCGCAAAATATTCCGTTTGATGCACAGGATTTACAGGCTCTTGCTGAATTTTATATTTCTGAATCAAGGATTGAAGGAATTAATGCGGATGTTGCTTTTGCGCAAATGTGTTTGGAAACAGGCTTCCTGCAATTCGGCGGTTTGGTTACCCGTGAGATGAATAATTTTTGCGGGCTCGGCTCTATCGGTGCCGACCAACCCGGAGAAGTTTTTGACAGTGTGCAGCTCGGTGTGCGCGCACACATTCAGCACTTAAAAGCCTATGCAAGTCCTGCGCCGCTTGTGATGGAAGTTATTGACCCGCGATACAAGTATGTGAATCCCAAAGGGAAGGCTCCGACTATTTACGGTTTAACAAAAACCTGGGCGCAAGACCCCGACTACGGAAAAAAGCTGGAAAACCTTTTGCATAGAATGTATAAGCATCTTTGATTGGCGGCTTTAGTGTAGTACGCTGTAATTAACTTACTGATATGTTGATCGAGACATCAAAAATAATGGCTTAGAGGATGTAGCATTCCTATGGTAAATTGCTCACCCTTGCCAAATTCAAAACGATGTTTAAAAGCATCAACACTGTTTTGTAAAATTGAAGCTTTTAAACTCGTAGGCGAACCAAAGGTGGAAATTCCAAGGGTTCGCCCTTGCTCCGTGTCAAGCTCCTTTTTATAACAGGAAGTTTTAAAACTCGCAAGGTATAATTTTGCCACGGACGGCAAAACTCAGAACGGGCACGGACGCCCGAGCTCGCTTTGTAAAAATCTCACTATCACCTTGTTCCCGTAAAATAAAAAACCCGCTCTTTATAAACTATTTTGCTGTTTACAAAGAGCGGGTTTTTATGGTGGTAACTTATGGTATTGTTAAGGCAGTTCCGCTGCGTTTATTTTACCCGTACAACCTCATTCCAAAGTTTTGCCATCATCGTATCTTCCGATTGGATTGTTTTTTGGTTTGCCTCATAGGCGCGGTTTACTTCGATCATGCGCACCATTTCGTTTACAACATTCACGTTTGAGGCTTCGATAAAGCCCTGCACGGTTACCGGGCGGTCAGGGCCTTCAGCCGCGATGGCGGGGCCGGAAACCGGCGTGTCTAAATAAAAACTTGAGCCTTTTTTTTGCAAATACCGGTCGTTTTCAAAGGTAACAATTTTCAGACGGTCTAAAAACACCGCATCGGTATCGGGCTCGGTTATTGGACGGGCATAAATCTCGCCGTTTTGGTTGATTTTATACTCCATATCTTGTAAAAAAATACGCCCGTTTTCGCCCAAAACAGGATACCCTTCCTTTGTCATCAAATAGCCTTCAACGCCCACCAAAAAATTCCCGTTTCGCGTATACTCTTCGCGCTGCGGGGTTTGTACGGCGAAAAAGCCCTTGCCCTCCAACGCAATGTCGGACGGAGAATGGGTTTGCTTCAAAGACCCTTGCTCAAACTCGGTGAAAACCTCGTTTACTTCAACGCCAAGCCCGAGCTTTCCGATAATCGGCGCCGCATCGGAAGAGCCGAAGGGATTTTTAATCACACCGTCATCATTTGTGCGCCGCAGCAAAAGCTCCGGAAAATTTTTATTTATCGTTACATCCCGCTTATAACTTGTGGTATCGACATTTGCCAAATTATTTGAAATTACGTCTAATTGCTGTTGCTGTGCGTTCATGCCGCTTGCGGCAGTATACCAACCTCGGATCATACTATTTCCTCATTTATTGAAAATATGGGCAAAGAGCCTATAATACGTATCGGAAAAATCGGCATAACATTGAGAAAAAAGAAACAGTTTTACGCCTTGCATCGGCGAAAATCACTGCGGCTTTACAAACACCGGCACACAAACGCTTCCTTATAATCTTGGTTTTTTTACTAAAGAAAGAGAGCAACACGGCACAATGGTGAAGTTTTGAAAATTTACTGTAACTTCGCCAACGAGTTTTGCCTGTTTACGCTGGAGTATCAGGCAAAACATCGTTTTGAATTTAGCAACGGTGACTAAACTTACCATAGGCAACAGGTGGTTTTCGAATTTTGGTAATATGGCAGGCAAAACAGCGTTAATGTATGCAGCCGGTGCAGGTTCTACTGTGTGCTTTCCCCAAAACTTGGACACGTGCCGTAGGAGAAAAACCAAACGGAAACGGCACGATAATCAATTTCAAAACTCGCATAAGTGCTGTTGGGGTTATAAAAAATGTGATAGAAGGTTTACAGAAAGTCAAAAAAGTATCTTTGTACCGGCCTCTATTTTCCTTTCTCTATCATTTTAATCTCTACCGGTTCCCTGTATAAAAAATTTAGTGTTCTTATGATTGTATATTATTTTTGAAAGATCAAAAGCTTCGCCGGAAGATAAATAGTAGACCTCTTCTATTATAAGGGCAGGGTCATTTTCTTTTATCTTTAAAAGCTTTGCTTCTTCTTTAGAAAGTTTACTTACCGTCATATATTTATCGGAAAATCCAAACTGTAATTTAAGTCCTTCTTGGAGATATTGAAATATGCTTTGTTTTAAAATATCTTCATTTAAATAGCCGACAACGGATTTTTTATATAAAGAAGTCTCTATGCAAAAAGGCTCACCGCTTTTGTATCTCAATCTTTTAGCTAAAAAGAGTGTTTCTCCAATCGGGCATTTTAAATACTTGGCGGCTCTTTCATCAGCGGGAATTTCCTTAAAATCTAAAATATCACTTTTTATGGTGTTTTTTTTCAAGGTATTATAAAAGCCTTGGTTTGTAAGTAAGTTTATATAACCGTCCCTATGTTTTCTTCTTACAAAAATACCGCTTCCTTGCAC contains these protein-coding regions:
- a CDS encoding threonine aldolase family protein translates to MIYFNCDYNEGGHPKILERLCETNLEQTAGYGKDDYCEKARKLIQKAMGREDADVHFLVSGTPTNVACLSHMLRRYQAVIAADSSHINVHETGMPESRGHKILEFENRNGKIELAQVEEFMQAREFEGKFEHAVMPKVVFITFPTETGTIYSKKELEELYQYCKAHELYLYIDGARLGYGLTAEGNDLSFQDVANNCDMFCIGGTKCGALLGEAVVILNDELKKDFRYTLKQGGQMLAKGRILGINFEVLFTDGLYFDICKHANEQAIRIRDTLKEKGIEFLVDSPTNQQFPIIPNSFFKATKNEFAFEIIKNVAGDKTAVRICTSWATKDENVDALIKRIEELL
- a CDS encoding SLC13 family permease, with product MIETQLIVSAVLFCGTYVLMIVLTNYRPVIACVSAAIFVVLGILPYTQVFAAIDWNVILMIAGTMGLVSLFTESQMPQRIADNIINRLPNVKWIIVCLSLFAGFISAFVDNVATVLMLAPIGIVLSKKLNMSPVKPIIAISISANLQGAATLVGDTTSILLGSHLNMNFFDFFWYLGRPSLFFIVEFTAIAATGIIYFIFRTSKETPEKVALTEVKDFFPSVLLVMMIILMIGASFLPEDKKPQTINGLICVGLFLIGILYTILRKRNYSILTVIKKEFSFETIFLLIGLFIVIAAITEAGLIRAIANVFLKLGTNVFLIYSVIVWGSVVISAFVDNIPYVATMLPIVQILSESLGVSSPILFFGLLSGATLGGNITPIGSSANIASLGILRNEGYQVKNTEFMGMAVPYTLTAVAIGYGLIWMTYGV
- the thiI gene encoding tRNA uracil 4-sulfurtransferase ThiI, which produces MMNENLLYLAKIGEINLKKGNLKNFERRLAQNLSLYLENTGASVRVRAGRLFLEIPSEFRTLAEKSLDMLIGITGWAEAKVAEKNIDSIAAVLIKEAKEAVRLGCKTFKIEARRSDKSFPFTSYEIGRETGAQIHMAGILTVDVHNPDIVLSVEVREKSVFVYGVEHTGRRGLPCGVSGRGLLLLSGGIDSPVAGYRMLFRGMKLDFLYFHSHPYTSPEAQQKVETLAEKLAEYGLGAYLNIVSFTKVQQQIKKTAPEAYLTLMMRMCMMKTAERIAKKVNAQCLITGESLAQVASQTVENLSVTNSCIDFPVFRPLIGMDKEEITALAIKIGTYETSILPYEDCCVLFSPKHPVLHTRLEDAFEIYNRMGIEPFLDEAFESCETKKIIGYGKKK
- a CDS encoding glucosaminidase domain-containing protein; translation: MNKKIIFSVYAVFLLCIFFCFSCKSVPPAVPQYIMGEGKLREKHFIAFFKSQNIPFDAQDLQALAEFYISESRIEGINADVAFAQMCLETGFLQFGGLVTREMNNFCGLGSIGADQPGEVFDSVQLGVRAHIQHLKAYASPAPLVMEVIDPRYKYVNPKGKAPTIYGLTKTWAQDPDYGKKLENLLHRMYKHL
- the flgF gene encoding flagellar basal-body rod protein FlgF; protein product: MIRGWYTAASGMNAQQQQLDVISNNLANVDTTSYKRDVTINKNFPELLLRRTNDDGVIKNPFGSSDAAPIIGKLGLGVEVNEVFTEFEQGSLKQTHSPSDIALEGKGFFAVQTPQREEYTRNGNFLVGVEGYLMTKEGYPVLGENGRIFLQDMEYKINQNGEIYARPITEPDTDAVFLDRLKIVTFENDRYLQKKGSSFYLDTPVSGPAIAAEGPDRPVTVQGFIEASNVNVVNEMVRMIEVNRAYEANQKTIQSEDTMMAKLWNEVVRVK
- a CDS encoding GntR family transcriptional regulator, producing MEKLTEFLYDVTKYITRGCFVLKYEFIANDIRQFILDNNLEQSSQLPKIDELVKKYNASKNTVIKALEILEQQGIIYQVQGSGIFVRRKHRDGYINLLTNQGFYNTLKKNTIKSDILDFKEIPADERAAKYLKCPIGETLFLAKRLRYKSGEPFCIETSLYKKSVVGYLNEDILKQSIFQYLQEGLKLQFGFSDKYMTVSKLSKEEAKLLKIKENDPALIIEEVYYLSSGEAFDLSKIIYNHKNTKFFIQGTGRD